In Lemur catta isolate mLemCat1 chromosome 1, mLemCat1.pri, whole genome shotgun sequence, one DNA window encodes the following:
- the LOC123631590 gene encoding olfactory receptor 11H12-like, with product MYMFLGNFSFLEICYVTTTVPQMLANFLSTSKSISFVSCFAQFYFFFSFGCDEGFYLCIMAFDRCLAICRPLHYPRIMTRQLCTGLVIFGWSCGFIIFLTPVVLISQLPFCGPNIINHFVFDPVPLMMLSCSEDSTTQLVYSTFNAVFMIGTFLFILCSYALVILAVLRMPSETGKQKAFSTCASHLTVVFLFFGSIMVMYVSPRSGHPVEVQKIVTLFYTVITPLCNPLIYSLRNKEMKAALRKVLGTERPVHKT from the coding sequence ATGTACATGtttttgggaaatttttctttcctggaaataTGTTATGTCACCACTACCGTCCCTCAAATGTTGGCCAACTTCCTCTCCACAAGCAAGTCCATCTCCTTTGTGAGTTGTTTTGCACAGTtctactttttcttctcctttgggtGTGATGAAGGCTTCTACCTTTGCATCATGGCCTTTGACAGGTGCCTTGCCATCTGCCGCCCTCTGCATTATCCACGCATCATGACCAGACAGCTGTGCACTGGCCTCGTCATCTTTGGATGGTCATGTGGGTTCATCATCTTCCTAACTCCAGTGGTTCTCATTTCACAGTTGCCCTTCTGTGGCCCAAATATCATCAACCATTTTGTGTTTGATCCTGTTCCATTAATGATGCTGTCCTGTTCTGAAGACAGCACCACCCAGCTCGTTTACTCCACTTTCAACGCTGTCTTCATGATTGGCACCTTTCTCTTCATCCTCTGTTCCTACGCTCTGGTGATTCTGGCTGTACTACGGATGCCCTCAGAGACTGGCAAACAAAAGGCTTTCTCCACCTGTGCTTCTCATCTGACTGTGGTGTTCCTGTTTTTTGGCTCTATTATGGTGATGTATGTTAGCCCCAGATCAGGACACCCAGTGGAAGTGCAAAAAATTGTGACTTTATTTTATACTGTGATAACACCCCTCTGCAATCCTCTAATTTATAGCCTGAGGAACAAGGAGATGAAGGCTGCTTTGAGGAAAGTTTTGGGGACAGAAAGACCTGttcataaaacataa